Genomic DNA from Vicinamibacteria bacterium:
GCGCTCGCGGGTCTTCGATCCGCATCGGGTCGCGCGACGGGCCGATGCCCTAGATCCCGATCTCGCTGGAGCCCCGGTGCTGGCGGATCCGCGATGCGCCTGCATGCCGAGGAGAATCTCGGCGGCACGGGTGCGCCCGCGAGCAGCGATGCTCTAGAGGAGGACACGGAAGATGTGGAAGATAACGCGGAATCGAGAAGCACGGGCTCCCTCAGCGCGCTGGACGATCGGACTCGTCACGCTCGGGCTCTGTTTCGCCTCGGGCGCCACATCGATGGCCTTGTGTCAATCCCCTGCCGAAATCCCGCCGAGCCGGGCAGCGGAGTTGACGAGGGAGCGCGAGGAGAAGGCGACGAAACTGCAGGAGCCCGACCCGAGCGGGATCGAGAACGGCCTCCACTGGTGGGACAATCAACAGGTCATCAACCGAGTGTTGTCCGGCTGGCACGGCTTCCACGTGGCGACGGGGAGCTTCGCCAACGGCGCCGGTCTCACGTTCGGGGCCGGTTACCGGGACCTGGCGGTGGGGTCGGTCTACCCCGACGACGACCTTCCGAACCGCGTGGACTTCACCGCCGTCGGCGCCTATTCGACGCGCAATTACTTCCTGGCCCGCTCCGGGGTCGCCGTGAAGAACCTGGGATCGGCGCCCGTGGACATCTCGGTCTGGGGACGGATCTACGAGTTCCCGGAAGAGGATTTCTTCGGCCTCGGGGCCCAAGCGGAGGAGGCGAATCGGACCGCGTACCAGATGAACTCTTCCGAATTCGTAGTCGACGGATTGTGGCGAGCCGGAGGGGGCTTCCAGTTCGGCGGGAGCGCCGCGTACCTGAACCCCCGCATCGGCGAAGGTCAAGATCCGCGGTACCCGTCGACGGAGGAGGTCTTCGACCCGGCGACGATCCCCGGTTACACCGAGCAGCCAAACTTCCTGCGCTTCACCGGCGATGTCGCGTACGAGTACCGGGACAACCCCTCGCTTCCTCGAAGAGGAGGCTTGTACCGGCTCCGCTATCTCGACTACCAGGACCAGGACCTGGAAGCCTATGACTTTCGCCAGCTGCAGGCCGACGCGGAACAGTACTTCCCTCTCGGACACAAGTTCCGCGTCCTCGCGCTTCGCGCCGCCGCCGTGATTTCCGATACGGACAGCGGGCAAGAGGTGCCCTTCTACTACCAGCCCACTCTCG
This window encodes:
- a CDS encoding BamA/TamA family outer membrane protein; translation: MWKITRNREARAPSARWTIGLVTLGLCFASGATSMALCQSPAEIPPSRAAELTREREEKATKLQEPDPSGIENGLHWWDNQQVINRVLSGWHGFHVATGSFANGAGLTFGAGYRDLAVGSVYPDDDLPNRVDFTAVGAYSTRNYFLARSGVAVKNLGSAPVDISVWGRIYEFPEEDFFGLGAQAEEANRTAYQMNSSEFVVDGLWRAGGGFQFGGSAAYLNPRIGEGQDPRYPSTEEVFDPATIPGYTEQPNFLRFTGDVAYEYRDNPSLPRRGGLYRLRYLDYQDQDLEAYDFRQLQADAEQYFPLGHKFRVLALRAAAVISDTDSGQEVPFYYQPTLGGGQRLRGFREFRFRDRNAMLFTAEYRWQAWWALDMALFADAGKVAYDRDDLDFNDLEASYGLGFRFHSNDAFTGRLDLAFSREGFIPFLSFVYVF